From Malaciobacter mytili LMG 24559:
TTAAAAATTTCTGGCATTTTTATATCAAATAAATTTAAAGTAATTCCTAAAATAAAAGCATATAAAATTGGAAGTTTTAGAAGTTTTATTAAGCTTTCTTTTGCTGTAAAGTTTCCTTTTGCTGTAATATAATATCCAATTGAATTTTGATATAAAAGTGAAGCTAATACAGTAAAGATGAAAATATCTACAAGCTTTGGTTCTAAAAACATAATAGCAATTGGTATTCCAATATTTCCAGTATTTCCTGTTGCTACACTAAAAGCTAAAAGATTTGCAGTATTATCTTTATATATTTTTTTAAATAAAGCCAAACAAACAAAGGCTATTAGTGTACTTAATAAAAAGAAAAATATTGGCAAAAATAAAACTGAAGTTTGAAGTTTTATATTTATAGTTGCATTAAATACTACAAGTGGTCCTAAAATAAATAATAATATCTTTGCAACTGTATCTTTATTACATTGCAAAAATAGTGTACTAATAAAGCCTAAAATAATACTAAAATAAAAAGGTATTATTTTAGCAAGTAGAGTAAAAAATATACTCATTTTATCCCTTTTTTTTAATTAAGAAATAATTTTAGCAAAATAATTAGTTATTTAAATAAAAGTTTTACAATAGCCAAAATAAATAAAGTAATTGAAATTTCTTGATAATCTTTATTTATTAAAAGTATAAAAATTGAAGATAAAATCATAATTAAAGATGAAAAATAACTACTTAAATACTCTTTAATTTCTTTTTTTAGATATTCAAGTTGCATTTTATTTACTTCAACTTTTAATTCTCCTTCACTAGCTTGTTTTAAAGTAGATTTAAAATCTTTAATTGTAAAAGGAATATCTTTTAATTCTTCAATTATTGTTTCAATTATAGATTCTTTTGCACCTAATGCTTTGGGAAGATTTTTTTGTAAAATTGGTAAAATATCTTTGATGCCATTAAAATTTTCTATATAAGTAGTACCTAAACCTTCTATAATCGCACTTACTCTTAAAATATAAATAGCATCACTTGGCAATTTAAATGGTAAGTTTCTTGTGCTTTCAAGGACTTCAAAAGCAAGTTTTTGCATTGATTCACTATTCAAATTGTTATTTGAAAAAATTTCAAACATTTTACTTGTAAATTCAGCAAGCTGTATAGTAGGTGCTTCATAAGCAATAGTTCCTAATCTTTTACTTGCACTTATATATAATTCGTAATCTTGTTCATTTGCTGCTTTTATAAGTTCAATTATTGCTATTCTCGTATTATTTGGCACACTTTTTACCATACCAAAATCCAATAATATAATTTGTGCATCAGTAGTTACAAGTAAATTTCCAGGATGTGGATCAGCATGAAAATAACCTTTAACTAGCATTTGAGTAGTATAAAAATCTACTAAAGTTGAGATAATTTTATTAAAATCAATTTTATTTTTTAGTATAGATTCTTTATCATCAAATCTAAATCCCTCTTCAAAACTCATAACTAAAGCATCATCACTACAATATTTAATATACGGCTTTGGGAATTTTATTTGTAAATCTTTATAAGTATTTGAGAATTTTATTAAATTTTGTAGTTCAACATTTAAACTAACTTCTTGAATAATCATAGATGAAAATTCTGAAATAACTGCTTCAATTGAATTTTTTGTATAATATGAAAAAAGAGGTTTAAATAAAAAATTAAATAAATTAATAATTCTAATATCTGCAAGAACTCTTTTTTTTATTCCTTCTCTTCTAAGTTTAACTGCAACTTTTTCTTTTGAATTTAAATATGCAATATGAACTTGACCGATTGAAGCAGAAGCTATAGGCACTTTATCAAAAGAGTGAAAATCATGGGATTTAAAAGCTCTTTTAAATACTTTATCAAAGTCTTCTTGTGACATACCAGGTAATTTGTCATGTAATTGTTTTAATTCAATTAAATATTCTTCATTGAAAAAATCAGCTCTTGTTGCTAAAACTTGAGCTAACTTAATAAAACTTGCACCTAAATCAATTATAGTATTTTTTAAAGCTTTAGGAGAAAGAGGTTTTAGTCCTAAAAAGTTTTTTTTCTTTTTAATAACTAGGTAGATAGTTAATAAAAATCTAAAAACTTTATAAATTCTTTTTACAGAATAAAGATTTAAAGTATTAAAAAGTTTTATTTTAATTCCTTTTTAAATTTTTCTAAATCTTCTTTAGTGGCAAGACCTAATTCTTTTATTATTTCTTTTAAAGAGTTTTTTAAATCTTCTTTAAATTTTTCATCTTGTGCTTTCCCTTTTTTTTCTAAAGAATCTATAAAGGTTTTTATATCTGAAGAATTAAGTTTTCCTTTTTCTTCAAGTATTTTTAATTCCTCTTCTATTTTATCTTTTATTAGAGAAGTTGCCCCTAAACTAGTATAAATAAGCTCTTTTAACATTTTTTAGCCTTTTTATTTAAATCTTATCAAAAAAGAATAGATGTTAATAGTAGTAATTTGTTAATTTATCACCAAGGACCTTGGAATCTTGTAGGTTTATGATAAAGTTTCAATTTATGCTTAGTAGCTTTATTTTGTACTCTTTTTCTCCATCTATTATAAGCTTTTTTACTTATTAGTTCTCTCATTTTATTTTTTACTTGATTTTCTGTTAAACCATATTGTAAATAAATTGCATCAAAAGTTGTTCTATCTTGCCAAGCCATTTGTATTAAGCGGTTTAAATCATACTCTTTCATATTTGGGTCAAGTTCTTTTTTCTTATTTGATTTTTTCATTTTTTTTAAATACATTTTTACTTCTTATATGGGTTAAATTATTTATTAGGTATTGAATTTTTAAGTGTTTTAATAAATCATAGGCAAAAAGTTTTTTGCCTAAGGTAATAAAAACAGTACATTAAAATGAACCGTAAACCAAGTTAAACTAATAAAAAAAATAGTAATGATATTTTCCATTTTTACTCTCTCCTATAATACATAAGACAAGGCTATTTTTTTAAATAAAATATTGAAGAAATAGCACTTATTGTTATTCCAGAAGCAAGTATAAAAAACACATTAAGTAATAAATTTTCCATAATTCACTCCTTGTTTGATATAATATTATTTTATTAAATTTTGATGTCAATTTGTATATATATTTTGTTAATTAAAATAAAAAGGTGTCATAATATGGAAAAAGTTAATAATAAATTATTTTACAATACAAATTTTGAAAATAAAAATTATGTAGAAAATAATATGAATATGTCCTTTAAACAAGAAGTCTTAAAAACTTATAATAAAGATGAAGAATATTTTGAAATAAGTTTTAAAAATATTAACAATATGGCATTTAGTGAAATATCGACACTATTTAAAAATAATGAAGAGAGTCAAAAAATATATAATTTAAAACTTGCAACAATGTTTAGTAATAATATTAATCTTTCAAAAGCACTATATGATACAGTATTAGAAAAACCTTTTAATAGCGGGTATGAATATATGTTTAGAAAGTATGAAGATAAATCAATATTTTTAAATAGCAATAAAAATTCTTTATCAAAACTATTTGAAGAGTCTGTTTTATATAATAGTTCTTCTTTAAATACAGCCCAAAAAATTCCTCAGCAAAAATTAGATGAAATTCTAAGTGTTGTTAATTCTTTTAATTTTATAACAGCTTTAAGTGGCTCTTATAAGGATTTATATAATAAAAATAAAGATAATAAGTATGCGATTTTTTATAAAAACTACAATTTAGAGTATTTAGAACTAATGCAAAAGTTTCAAAGGTATGAACAAGAAACTAAAATCTTATTAAATCAATTTTGAAACTCTGTCATATAAGTTCTATATAAAAGAGGAACAAGGTTTTTTTGGCATTTTTCATTTTTCCTTGATTCAATACTTACTGCACTAAAAAAGCTATTCCAAAGTTTTTTAAATCTTTCTTCTTCTTTTGATAAAATTGGCTCTTCAAAAGAAACAATATTTTCCATAAAGTTTTTCTTTTCTTTTCTTATAAAGGCTATTTTTCTATTTATATCATGGATAATAAAATTTTGATTATTTAGCCTTTTACTAAAATGCTTACCTAAAAAATAAACTAAATTAAATTTATTTTCTAGTTTTGCATATAAAGTTTTATCTTCTAACTCTTCAAACCTTAAAAATCCTGTCATTTTATGATTTACTCGAAATAACTCTTTTTCTAGATTTTGAATATAAAAAACAAAGCTATTATTTATATTTGATAACTCTTTTATATCTTTAAAACCTAAGATTATAAAATATAAAAGATTTAATTCAAACTCTATTGTATCACACATAAAAATATTTAAAATTGTTTGAAAACTATTTTTTGGAAACCTAGTTTTTAAGGCATTTAATACTTTTAAAGCTTTTTCTTCATTTGTTATTATTTGTTTATACTCTTCTAAAAGAAGTTGTGAAGGTAACTGTTTTAAAATAGTATTTACATTGATTTTTTCATAATATACATCATAAACTAAAGTTAAAAAACCTTCAAAGCTTTTATCATAAACAAGTATCATATCTCTCCTATTATTGTACTATAATCCATATCAAATAAAGAAGGCTGTATTATTTTCTTTTTGGGTGGTTGAATAATTGCTTGTTTAATATTATCTTTATAAAAAGCAATTTTGCTATGATATTTCCCTTTACAAGTTATAAAATATTGAGCTTTTTTAAGAGAAATTTTTAGTTTTTTTAAATCTTCAAAGTCTAAACTTTTAAATTTTCTTGCCTTTAATATTTTAAAAACACCCCGTACTCCAATACCTGGAATTCTTAAAAGTTCTTCTTTACTCACTTTATTTATCTCCATTGGAAAGTATTGTAAATTCTGTAAAGCCCAAAAAGTTTTTGGATCAACTTCTTCATCAAGGTTAGGAAACTCATCATTTACAATTTCATCATATTTAAAATCATAAAATCTAAGTAGCCAATCAGCTTGATATAATCTATGTTCTCTTAAAAGAGGTGGTTTATTTATAAGAGAGGGAAGATTTTTATCATCATTTACAGGAATATAAGCACTATAATAAACTCTTTTTAATAAAGCTTTGTCATATAAAACAGAACTTAGTTTTAAAATATCTTTATCACTTTCAGGAGTTGCCCCAACTATTAGCTGTGTACTCATACCTATTGGTTTAATATCTTTTTGCAAACTTATATCTCTTGCATACTTTAAAGGTTGTAAAACCTTTTCTTTACTTTTATTTGGTGCTAAAAGTTTTAGGGATTTATCACTTGGTAATTCTATATTTGAACTTACTCGATTAGCTAAATTAACCACTTGTTCTATTAATCTTTCATCAGCTCCAGGGATTAGTTTTACATGAATATATCCATTGAAAAAATATTCTTGTCTTAATATTTTTAAAGTTCTTAATATTAAAAGCATAGTATGGTCTTCATTTTCTATAATTCCAGAACTTAAAAAAAGACCTTCAATATAATTTCTTTTATAAAAATTTATAGTAATATCTGCAAGTTGCCTAGGGGAAAATGCAGCTCTTTTTATATCATTGCTTTTTCTATTAATACAATAAGCACAATCATATATACAAAAGTTTGTAAGTAAAACTTTTAAAAGTGAAACACATCTTCCATCAGCTGTAAAAGTATGACATATACCACTATTGTGTGTTGCTCCTAGTTGTCCAGTTTTATAGTTGTTCTCACTTCCACTAGAACTGCATGAAACATCATATTTTGCACTATCAGCAAGTATTTGCATCTTTTCATATATATCTTTTTTCATTTTAGTATTTTATAAAAATTTTTTTATTAATTTTAAAAATCTTACAAATTGCAATATAGATTTTTTATATAGGTATTTGCAATATTTATATGTTTTTCTAATTTTTCTTTTGGCATTTTATTTAAAATGGCTAATTGCATTTTCATTCTAGGATTATTAATAAATAAGTGCTGATATTTAGCTAAAAATCTCCAATATAAAGCATCTAAAATTTCACACCAATTATCTTTTTTATAATCACTCATTTTTAGAAGATAATTTGAACTGCAAATATAAGGTTTTGTAGTAATACTTCCTCCATCACAATATCCACTCATTGCATATACATTTCCAACCATTACCCAATCATAGGCATCTATAAAATTTTGCATAAAGTATTTATAAACTTCATTTGGATTTATTTCTAAAAGTACAAAAATATTTCCTAAAACCATTAGTCTTTCAATATGATGAGCATAAGCAGTATTATTTACTTTTTTTATAATATCATCTAGTATTGTAATACCACTATTGGCTTGTAAAATTGCTTTTGGCATAGAGTTTTTAAAATTAAAAAAATTAGAGTTTCTAAGTTTAATTCCTTCATCTTCATAAACTCTAAGCATAAATTCTCTCCAACCAATAAGTTGTCTTATAAAGCCTTCTTTAGCATTATATGGAGCTGAAGCTTCAATAACTTTTCTTATAACATCATTTAAATTTAAAAGGCCAATATTTAAACTACTAGAAAGGTTTGAGTGAAATAAATAAATAAGATTAGTATTTTTAGTAATTGCATCTTGATAATTACCAAAGTTATGAAATTTATCTTTAATAAAATATTCCAATTGTAAAGAGGCTTCTTGAAAGGTTACAGGATAGTTAAAAGTCTCTATTTTTCCTTGTGAATTAAACTTCTTGCAATATTGTTTTGCTTCATTAATAAATCTATTTTCATAGGATAAGGTTGCTGGAATAAAGATATTTTTAGGCAGTTTTTTTCTATTTTCGCTATCAAAACTATATTTCCCATATAAAGGTTTTCCCTCCTTTATAAAAATATTTAACTCTTTTCTTCTATTTATATAAAAATTATGTAATAGCTTGCTTTTATCTTGAGCATTAATAAAATTGGGATTTTTTAATATAGTTATATTTTTAAAATTTTTATATATTTTTTTTTCTAAATAATTATCAAAAAGCTCATATATAAATATTTTTTCATTTTTATATTTATTTAAATAAGTTTCATCTTCAAAATATAAAACTTTTATAGAATTTTTTTGTAAATAATCTTCATAAAATTTCATACTAGCTCTATGAAGAACTAATTTTTGAATATGAAAAGTATATTGAGTAAAAAACAAAGGCTCCTCTATAAGAAGAACAGTTTTATCTTTTAATTTACTAATATTTTGAAAAAGTTGATTTGGATAAAGTATAAAAATTTCCATAATTTCCTATTTTTTATGTTTTTAAACATATTTAAACTTCTATAATAGCACGTTACAGTAACAGCATAGTGTCAAAAATAATAGTTTATTTGAAATTTTAAAATAAAAAAATAACTCTTTGTATATGAAAATTATCAATTTATATGATTTTATGGATATATTTAATAATAAAATAATACAATAAATTATATTATTTAATAATATTTAGTTACATTTTACCAATAATTTAATTTTAGGAGTTTGTTGTGCAAAATTGTAAAAAAGATTCTATTTTGGTAGTTGATGATTCTTCTTTTATTTTAAAATTGATTAGTAAAGTTTTAGATGATAAATATACAGTTTATTTAGCAAATTGTATAAACACAGCTTTAAAGCATTTAGAAGAACATGAGCCTGATTTAATTCTTTTAGATATTGTAATGCCTCAAAGTGGCTTTTCTTTATGCAAAATAATGCAAGAAAACAAAAAATGGAAAAAAATTCCTGTGATTTTTTTAACTTCACTTTCAGATGTATCTGTGGAAGTAAAAGGTTTATCTTTAGGTGCAGTTGATTTTATAACTAAACCTTTTAACCCAATACTTTTAAAACAAAGAATTAAAAACCATCTAAAACTTAAAAATCGTAGAAAGAAGCTAGAATATATGGTTCAAGAAAGAACTGAAGAAATTCTAAAAGTTCAAGAAGCTGTAATTTTAGCAATGGGATTATTAGGAGAAAGTAGAGATAATGAAACAGGAGCTCATATTAAAAGAACTTCTTTATATGTCTCTTTTTTACTAGATGAGTATTTAACTTTATATCCAAATCCTTTATTTACAGAAGATAAAAAAAGATTATTGGTTCAATCGGTCTCTTTACATGATATTGGTAAAGTTGCAATTGCAGATTCCATACTATTAAAAACTACTAGTTTAACAAAAGAAGAGTTTAATATAATGAAAAGTCATACTTCTTATGGAGGGCGTATAATAAAAAAGGTTGAGGAATTTCTAGGGCCTAGTTCATTTTTAACATTTGCATATGAAATTGCAATGTACCATCATGAATATTATGATGGTTCTGGCTATTTTGGTTTAAAAAAAGAGCAAATTCCTTTTAGTGCTAGAATGACAACTATTGCAGATATATATGATGCTTTAACTACTAAAAGAACTTATAAAGAGGCTTATTCCCATAAACAAGCAGTAGAAATAATGTGTAGTGATGGTGATAGAACTTCTTATAAGCAGTTTGATCCTGTATTATTTGATATTTTTAGATTTAATCATTATAAATTTAATGAAATTCGAAATTCTTTAAAATAATAAAAGTTAGAGTAACTCTCTAACTTTTTAAATTGCAACCAAGATTAGCCATTCCACAAGAGTACATACTACTTGTAACAATACCATTTATATTAAATTTTGCATATTCTTGAATATTATTTAGGTTTATTCCACCCGCAACTAATAGTTTTATTTTTGGGTAATGTAAATCTTTATATTCTACTATTTCTTTTATAATTTCAAGTTTTACTTTATCTAACTGTATTACATCAACTTCATTTTTCATTAGTTTTTTACAATCCTCTAAATTATTTGATTCAATAATTATTTTCTTTTCAGGGACTTTTTGTTTAAAATTTTTAATTTCTTTATAAAACTCTTCATTATTTTTATATGCTTTTCTATGATAATCAAAAAATAAAATACTTTCACTAAGTCCAAGCCTATGAGGTGTAGCATTTCCTGCTAAGATAGCTTTAATACAAGCTTTTTTTGCAAAAGGAAAAGTTTTTCTAGTAGTTAAAAGTTCACATTCTTTATTTACTTGTTTAATTTTTTCTACCATTAAATTAGTATAAGTGGCTATTTTACAACAATATTCCAATAAAACTTGACATAATTTTAAAGCTTTTTGAATATCATTGTATTCACCTTTAAGTTTTATAATAACTTCATCTTTTTTTATTTTTTCTTTACTTTTTACAAAAAATATAACCTCACAATTAAGTAAAGTGGCTATTCTTACTGCTTCTTCACTACAAGCTACAACAATATCTTCTCTAGTATAGATTTCTAAAGTTACTTCTTTTAAACAAACCTCTTGTATATAAGTGGTTAAATCAAAATAGGGTAGGTCTTCATTAATATATTGTAAAAGCTCATTATCATTTAAATTAAACATACTTTTCCTCTTTTATAAAAAATATTTCCAATAATTCATACTTTTCCTAATTAATACAATAAAACTTTTATATTGAAATTGTTGGAGAAAAAGCTTTTGTACTAACTCTTATTTTTGAGCCAATTTGTAACTCTTTAGTCTCATCTTCACTTAAAACAACTTCCACTAATTGCTGACCAATAGCAATAATTGCTATATAAATCACATCAACTTTTATAATATCAAGAAGTTCTCCTTCAAATGAAAACTTTGCACTTCCACTAGTTTTTAATAAAACTTTTTTTGCTGTACCATCTTTTATAAGTTTTCCATTTTCTAAAACCAATACTCTATTGCTAAGTCTATATATTTCACTTGGGTCATGACTAACCATAATAGTAGTAGTTTTAAATTCACGATGTAAGATTAATATTTCATCTTGAAGTTTTGTTCTCATTGATGGATCTAGGGCAGATAGTGGCTCATCCATAAGTAAAAGTTTTGGTTTATTCATAAGAGCTCGACATAAACTAACTCTTTGTTTTTGTCCTCCACTTAAAGAGTTTACACTTCTTTTTGCAAGTTTTGATAACTCTGTAATTTCAAGAAGATGATTTGCTAATTTTAAATCATTTTTTACAAACAAAAGATTTTCAAGTACATTCATATTTGAAAATAGGGCATAATCTTGAAAAACAAAGCCAATTTCTCTTTTTTGAGGAGG
This genomic window contains:
- a CDS encoding AEC family transporter, which encodes MSIFFTLLAKIIPFYFSIILGFISTLFLQCNKDTVAKILLFILGPLVVFNATINIKLQTSVLFLPIFFFLLSTLIAFVCLALFKKIYKDNTANLLAFSVATGNTGNIGIPIAIMFLEPKLVDIFIFTVLASLLYQNSIGYYITAKGNFTAKESLIKLLKLPILYAFILGITLNLFDIKMPEIFKDYTIYLKGAYAILGMMLLGMGMEKLKSSGGFDKKFIFLALFVKFIIWPFLIYAFILFDKFFLNFLDKELYIIMFIFSIVPLAGNTVTVATILNVKPEKISIAVFISTLISLFYIPFMLYIYNL
- a CDS encoding ABC1 kinase family protein — its product is MKLFNTLNLYSVKRIYKVFRFLLTIYLVIKKKKNFLGLKPLSPKALKNTIIDLGASFIKLAQVLATRADFFNEEYLIELKQLHDKLPGMSQEDFDKVFKRAFKSHDFHSFDKVPIASASIGQVHIAYLNSKEKVAVKLRREGIKKRVLADIRIINLFNFLFKPLFSYYTKNSIEAVISEFSSMIIQEVSLNVELQNLIKFSNTYKDLQIKFPKPYIKYCSDDALVMSFEEGFRFDDKESILKNKIDFNKIISTLVDFYTTQMLVKGYFHADPHPGNLLVTTDAQIILLDFGMVKSVPNNTRIAIIELIKAANEQDYELYISASKRLGTIAYEAPTIQLAEFTSKMFEIFSNNNLNSESMQKLAFEVLESTRNLPFKLPSDAIYILRVSAIIEGLGTTYIENFNGIKDILPILQKNLPKALGAKESIIETIIEELKDIPFTIKDFKSTLKQASEGELKVEVNKMQLEYLKKEIKEYLSSYFSSLIMILSSIFILLINKDYQEISITLFILAIVKLLFK
- a CDS encoding TIGR03643 family protein; protein product: MYLKKMKKSNKKKELDPNMKEYDLNRLIQMAWQDRTTFDAIYLQYGLTENQVKNKMRELISKKAYNRWRKRVQNKATKHKLKLYHKPTRFQGPW
- a CDS encoding TIGR03915 family putative DNA repair protein, coding for MILVYDKSFEGFLTLVYDVYYEKINVNTILKQLPSQLLLEEYKQIITNEEKALKVLNALKTRFPKNSFQTILNIFMCDTIEFELNLLYFIILGFKDIKELSNINNSFVFYIQNLEKELFRVNHKMTGFLRFEELEDKTLYAKLENKFNLVYFLGKHFSKRLNNQNFIIHDINRKIAFIRKEKKNFMENIVSFEEPILSKEEERFKKLWNSFFSAVSIESRKNEKCQKNLVPLLYRTYMTEFQN
- a CDS encoding putative DNA modification/repair radical SAM protein; this translates as MKKDIYEKMQILADSAKYDVSCSSSGSENNYKTGQLGATHNSGICHTFTADGRCVSLLKVLLTNFCIYDCAYCINRKSNDIKRAAFSPRQLADITINFYKRNYIEGLFLSSGIIENEDHTMLLILRTLKILRQEYFFNGYIHVKLIPGADERLIEQVVNLANRVSSNIELPSDKSLKLLAPNKSKEKVLQPLKYARDISLQKDIKPIGMSTQLIVGATPESDKDILKLSSVLYDKALLKRVYYSAYIPVNDDKNLPSLINKPPLLREHRLYQADWLLRFYDFKYDEIVNDEFPNLDEEVDPKTFWALQNLQYFPMEINKVSKEELLRIPGIGVRGVFKILKARKFKSLDFEDLKKLKISLKKAQYFITCKGKYHSKIAFYKDNIKQAIIQPPKKKIIQPSLFDMDYSTIIGEI
- a CDS encoding cryptochrome/photolyase family protein, with amino-acid sequence MEIFILYPNQLFQNISKLKDKTVLLIEEPLFFTQYTFHIQKLVLHRASMKFYEDYLQKNSIKVLYFEDETYLNKYKNEKIFIYELFDNYLEKKIYKNFKNITILKNPNFINAQDKSKLLHNFYINRRKELNIFIKEGKPLYGKYSFDSENRKKLPKNIFIPATLSYENRFINEAKQYCKKFNSQGKIETFNYPVTFQEASLQLEYFIKDKFHNFGNYQDAITKNTNLIYLFHSNLSSSLNIGLLNLNDVIRKVIEASAPYNAKEGFIRQLIGWREFMLRVYEDEGIKLRNSNFFNFKNSMPKAILQANSGITILDDIIKKVNNTAYAHHIERLMVLGNIFVLLEINPNEVYKYFMQNFIDAYDWVMVGNVYAMSGYCDGGSITTKPYICSSNYLLKMSDYKKDNWCEILDALYWRFLAKYQHLFINNPRMKMQLAILNKMPKEKLEKHINIANTYIKNLYCNL
- a CDS encoding response regulator — translated: MQNCKKDSILVVDDSSFILKLISKVLDDKYTVYLANCINTALKHLEEHEPDLILLDIVMPQSGFSLCKIMQENKKWKKIPVIFLTSLSDVSVEVKGLSLGAVDFITKPFNPILLKQRIKNHLKLKNRRKKLEYMVQERTEEILKVQEAVILAMGLLGESRDNETGAHIKRTSLYVSFLLDEYLTLYPNPLFTEDKKRLLVQSVSLHDIGKVAIADSILLKTTSLTKEEFNIMKSHTSYGGRIIKKVEEFLGPSSFLTFAYEIAMYHHEYYDGSGYFGLKKEQIPFSARMTTIADIYDALTTKRTYKEAYSHKQAVEIMCSDGDRTSYKQFDPVLFDIFRFNHYKFNEIRNSLK
- a CDS encoding beta/alpha barrel domain-containing protein, whose protein sequence is MFNLNDNELLQYINEDLPYFDLTTYIQEVCLKEVTLEIYTREDIVVACSEEAVRIATLLNCEVIFFVKSKEKIKKDEVIIKLKGEYNDIQKALKLCQVLLEYCCKIATYTNLMVEKIKQVNKECELLTTRKTFPFAKKACIKAILAGNATPHRLGLSESILFFDYHRKAYKNNEEFYKEIKNFKQKVPEKKIIIESNNLEDCKKLMKNEVDVIQLDKVKLEIIKEIVEYKDLHYPKIKLLVAGGINLNNIQEYAKFNINGIVTSSMYSCGMANLGCNLKS
- a CDS encoding ABC transporter ATP-binding protein, producing the protein MIKIDIQKELIGSNGTMKLDVDFRIKSGDFVALTGLSGSGKTTLLRILAGLEQSDSFISVEGECWQDNKKFLPPQKREIGFVFQDYALFSNMNVLENLLFVKNDLKLANHLLEITELSKLAKRSVNSLSGGQKQRVSLCRALMNKPKLLLMDEPLSALDPSMRTKLQDEILILHREFKTTTIMVSHDPSEIYRLSNRVLVLENGKLIKDGTAKKVLLKTSGSAKFSFEGELLDIIKVDVIYIAIIAIGQQLVEVVLSEDETKELQIGSKIRVSTKAFSPTISI